A genomic segment from Nicotiana tabacum cultivar K326 chromosome 7, ASM71507v2, whole genome shotgun sequence encodes:
- the LOC107803128 gene encoding GATA transcription factor 24, with the protein MAESNRRANMYGRETINAALHHQQTQIDDDDDDDVAAGTESGGGGADGGRESMDNNPNTRYDHHHQSHSHSHALHNGGEAMEMNGVEGVSHNALYCPPNTEIVQAAVAAGSGASDQLTLSFQGEVYVFDAVSPEKVQAVLLLLGGYEVPAGIPTVSVAAQSQRASADFPGRLNQPQRAASLNRFREKRKERCFDKKIRYTVRKEVAMRMQRKKGQFTSSKSISDEAGSSSADWNEGSGQEEQETSCRHCGISSKSTPMMRRGPAGPRSLCNACGLKWANKGILRDLSKVPTPGPQDQTAKSGEQSNGEPNGSDAMAAAAIITPDGDNTVVTAER; encoded by the exons ATGGCAGAATCAAATCGCAGAGCTAACATGTACGGACGGGAGACAATTAACGCTGCACTTCACCACCAGCAAACTCAGATCGACGACGACGACGATGACGACGTCGCCGCTGGAACTGAAAGCGGCGGCGGCGGCGCTGATGGAGGAAGAGAGTCTATGGATAACAACCCTAACACTCGCTACGACCATCACCACCAGTCTCATAGTCATTCTCACGCGCTTCACAACGGCGGGGAGGCCATGGAGATGAATGGTGTGGAAGGCGTTTCACATAACGCGTTGTATTGTCCCCCTAATACCGAAATAGTTCAAGCTGCTGTTGCTGCTGGTAGTGGAGCTTCCGATCAGCTTACGCTGTCGTTTCAAGGCGAAGTTTATGTTTTTGATGCCGTTTCTCCAGAAAAG GTTCAGGCGGTGCTGTTGTTGTTGGGGGGATATGAAGTCCCTGCTGGAATCCCTACTGTTAGTGTGGCAGCCCAAAGTCAGAGG GCTTCAGCTGACTTTCCTGGAAGATTGAATCAACCACAAAGAGCTGCTTCTTTGAATCGTTTTAGGGAAAAGAGGAAAGAACGGTGTTTCGATAAAAAGATCCGTTATACTGTACGGAAGGAAGTTGCGATGAG GATGCAGCGTAAGAAGGGCCAGTTTACATCTTCAAAGTCAATATCTGACGAAGCAGGTTCTTCATCTGCAGATTGGAATGAAGGCTCTGGTCAAGAAGAGCAGGAAACATC ATGTAGGCACTGCGGTATTAGTTCGAAATCCACTCCTATGATGCGTCGTGGACCAGCTGGGCCAAGGTCTCTTTGTAATGCATGTGGACTCAAGTGGGCCAATAAG GGAATTTTAAGAGATCTTTCTAAAGTTCCAACTCCTGGACCTCAGGATCAAACTGCAAAATCTGGTGAACAG AGCAACGGTGAACCTAATGGCTCGGACGCCATGGCTGCTGCTGCTATCATCACTCCAGACGGTGACAACACAGTGGTGACTGCTGAACGGTGA